In the Parasteatoda tepidariorum isolate YZ-2023 chromosome 3, CAS_Ptep_4.0, whole genome shotgun sequence genome, one interval contains:
- the LOC122271689 gene encoding uncharacterized protein, protein MHISPVLNFLPPTVSGSLYVDDLYISCSGSDMRVIERQLQLAVNKILDWCDQNGHTLSPSKSCCIHFCRKRSLHNDPDISIRNINIPVVPHTKFLGVIDSKLTFIPHIRLLRKQCEQKLNILRVLNNTLWGADRLALLRIYQALILSLLNYACAVYGSATASNLRILDTVHHAALRICSGAFRTSPVESLYVVCNQILLDLHRMKLSLSYYFRIMSSRYHPLKHYVISSSLERLYAARSSHVRPFHARMRLLIQTFDICKSPSQSVDHLLIPPWNIIPYQFYSPFMMYNKSNVAPIIYQQLFISHRHQYSEYVPVFTDGSKSAGYVGCGVIIADDTYSYRIPSICSVFTAEAAAILLALRLISTRSRRKYCIYSDSMSVLRQLENFNSDSHQILCFINHLLITLHKNRFHILFCWVPSHVGIPGNDLAYSAAKSATSVLTLSVPFSDTKTYVRQFITSVWQQQWDLKIYNKLHSIKTDFNPYPVLSLRHADIKLNRLRIGHTRLTHLHLLFGEPPPQCSTCKVLLTIHHILITCPCFNRHRLIFFGSSILTLQDLLGDSHHPNIFAFLRAIGLLYCI, encoded by the coding sequence ATGCATATTTCACCAGTTTTAAACTTCTTGCCCCCTACTGTCTCTGGCTCTCTCTATGTCGATGATCTATACATCTCGTGTTCAGGATCCGACATGAGAGTCATCGAGCGACAGCTGCAATTAGCTGTGAACAAGATCTTAGACTGGTGTGATCAGAATGGTCACACGCTTTCACCATCTAAAAGTTGCTGTATCCATTTCTGCCGTAAACGCTCACTTCATAATGACCCTGACATCTCCATCCGAAACATTAATATACCAGTCGTGCCACACACGAAATTTTTAGGAGTCATCGACAGTAAGCTGACTTTTATACCTCATATCAGGCTATTACGTAAACAATGCGAACAGAAACTGAACATTTTGCGTGTACTGAATAATACATTGTGGGGAGCTGATCGCTTAGCCCTGCTACGCATATATCAAGCGCTGATACTTTCACTGCTTAACTATGCATGTGCAGTTTATGGCTCTGCAACCGCCTCCAATCTACGTATCTTAGATACCGTACACCATGCAGCTCTTCGCATTTGTTCGGGAGCTTTTCGTACATCCCCCGTTGAAAGTTTATACGTTGTCTGCAATCAAATACTATTAGATTTGCATCGCATGAAGCTATCTCTCAGTTATTACTTTCGTATCATGTCCTCTAGATATCATCCACTAAAGCATTATGTAATTTCATCAAGCTTGGAGAGATTATATGCAGCTAGATCTTCTCACGTCCGTCCATTTCATGCTCGCATGCGTTTACTCATTCAAACTTTTGACATTTGCAAATCACCATCGCAATCAGTCGATCATCTTCTCATACCTCCATGGAACATTATACCATATCAATTTTATTCCCCTTTTATGATGTATAATAAATCTAATGTTGCCCCCATTATCTACCAGCAACTATTCATTTCTCATCGTCACCAATATTCAGAGTATGTACCTGTGTTTACTGACGGATCAAAATCTGCGGGTTATGTAGGCTGTGGCGTCATTATCGCTGATGATACCTATAGCTACAGAATCCCAAGTATTTGCTCCGTCTTTACTGCTGAAGCTGCTGCCATCCTCTTGGCACTGCGGCTGATTTCCACTCGTTCTAGAAGGAAATATTGCATATACTCCGACAGTATGAGTGTTTTGAGGCagttggaaaattttaacagtgataGTCAtcagattttatgttttattaatcacTTGTTGATAACCCTTcacaaaaatagatttcatattttattctgttgGGTGCCGAGTCACGTCGGTATTCCAGGGAACGACTTGGCTTATTCGGCTGCAAAATCTGCTACCTCTGTTTTAACTCTATCTGTACCTTTCTCGGACACAAAAACTTATGTTCGACAGTTCATCACATCTGTTTGGCAACAACAATGggatctaaaaatttataacaagttACACtcaataaaaacagattttaaccCTTATCCTGTACTGAGTCTGCGGCATgcagatataaaattaaaccgTCTCCGAATCGGCCACACTCGGCTGACCCACCTACATTTGCTATTCGGGGAACCTCCTCCCCAATGCAGCACCTGTAAAGTTTTACTCActattcatcatattttaatcacCTGCCCATGTTTTAACCGTCATCGTCTAATCTTTTTTGGTAGTTCTATTTTAACTCTTCAGGATTTGTTAGGTGACTCTcatcatcctaacatttttGCGTTTCTACGCGCAATTGGTCTTTTATACTGCATATAA
- the LOC122271495 gene encoding uncharacterized protein: MSSISKKRKRIKLQCCICGSQFDDDYRNRHEKACHEGKRVQVKTLDAPSSPFEAAKKKPQNSQNLHHLTEVVSEISSNFPKSTVSFEVNKLAGLEKETKDVENEEIENASKITEELIEFSENSMNTNESTDPEERKIVDVEAITEKAIEELNHASKNPSFETNQLVLNSEERKDAVVEVSPRVRKEKNEELITIACHSPTKVTDTTILLRFDEQNTDGNQQNTEGNKSWLTCLAQLSALVTEVEECKKILNHMNEEGFANPLIFLSESIEVITSVKEKCSLYLNDATTALDAILSSRQVSSHSVSEEHHEIVEHDPGKRKRICSSNQRKYLISLGPNQPKLTAFPANNEIPQSKQRRFNPSWYKEYPHLEYSVFKDAAFCFVCSLFPACTNREITGDVPWIDEGVRQWHKMKSVGNNKLGKLASHFSSCKASLSTGIEKRNYDISSSKKFDSKTGLGATGLQKKMLSFDFISTILFMKNILYKLKNLTEALEAEKLNIIDASILIESAIKSLEDINYNKKSMDDLLETAIAFSKQCETDPFMEFKKHHRRRIAPKRLDENAETQAKYSLKDFYRKEFTAVLDTMITLCKDNVQTFVNVLKPLFDILKASYGKKPMYFGKC, translated from the exons ATGTCAAGTATTTCTAAAAAACGGAAGCGAATAAAACTTCAATGTTGTATTTGTGGTAGTCAATTCGATGATGATTATAGAAATCGCCATGAAAAGGCATGCCATGAAGGAAAACGTGTTCAAGTTAAAACATTAGACGCACCATCGAGCCCTTTTGAAGCTGCAAAGAAAAAACCCCAAAACAGCCAA aatcTTCATCATTTGACAGAAGTTGTAAGCGAAATTTCAAGCAACTTTCCAAAAAGCACTGTTTCCTTTGAAGTTAATAAGTTAGCTGGccttgaaaaagaaactaaagatgtagaaaatgaagaaatagaAAATGCTTCGAAAATCACTGAAGAGTTAATAGAATTTTCCGAAAATTCTATGAACACAAATGAATCTACAGATCCTGAAGAACGAAAAATTGTGGATGTAGAAGCTATTACAGAAAAAGCAATTGAAGAACTTAACCATGCTTCGAAAAATCCTTCTTTTGAAACAAATCAGTTAGTTCTTAACTCCGAAGAAAGGAAAGATGCGGTTGTAGAAGTTTCTCCAagagtaagaaaagaaaaaaatgaagaactcATTACTATTGCTTGTCATTCTCCAACCAAAGTAACCGACACTACAATATTACTAAGATTCGATGAACAAAATACTGATGGTAATCAACAAAATACTGAAGGTAATAAGTCTTGGTTGACGTGTTTAGCTCAACTTTCAGCGCTAGTTACTGAGGTTGAAGagtgcaagaaaattttaaaccatatgAACGAAGAAGGATTTGCAAATCCTTTGATTTTTTTGTCTGAAAGCATAGAAGTCATAACGAGTGTAAAAGAAAAGTGTAGCTTGTATTTAAATGATGCAACCACGGCTCTAGATGCAATTTTAAGCAGTCGGCAAGTAAGTTCTCATTCTGTATCGGAAGAACATCATGAAATAGTTGAGCATGACCCTGGAAAACGCAAACGTATTTGTTCTTCAAATCAAAGGAAGTATTTAATTTCCCTTGGACCAAATCAGCCAAAACTAACAGCTTTTCCGGCTAATAATGAAATTCCTCAGTCCAAGCAAAGACGCTTTAATCCCAGCTGGTATAAGGAATACCCACATTTGGAGTACAGCGTATTTAAAGACGCTGCATTTTGCTTTGTTTGCAGTCTCTTCCCTGCATGTACTAATAGGGAAATAACTGGTGATGTGCCCTGGATTGACGAAGGTGTCAGGCAATGgcataaaatgaaaagtgttgGTAATAATAAGCTAGGTAAACTCGCAAGCCATTTCTCCTCGTGCAAAGCATCCCTCTCCACCggcattgaaaaaagaaatt ATGATATTTCATcctcaaaaaaatttgactcaAAGACAGGACTTGGGGCAACAGGATTACAGAAGAAAATGCTTTCATTCGATTTTATTTCTACTATACtgttcatgaaaaatatattgtataaattaaaaaatttaacagaggCTTTGGAAGCAGAGAAACTAAATATTATCGATGCCTCCATTCTAATCGAAAGCGCCATAAAATCTTTAGAAgatatcaattataataaaaagagcaTGGACGATTTATTGGAAACTGCAAttgcattttcaaaacaatgcGAAACTGATCCATTCatggaatttaaaaagcatCACAGAAGAAGGATTGCACCAAAAAGATTGGACGAGAATGCGGAAACTCAAGCTAAGTATTCTCTGAAAGATTTCTATCGAAAGGAATTTACAGCAGTGTTGGACACTATGATTACATTATGTAAGGACAATGTCCAAACGTTTGTCAACGTCTTAAAACCCCtgtttgacattttaaaagcctcctATGGAAAGAAGCCGATGTACTTTGGAAAATGTTGA